From Chloroflexota bacterium, a single genomic window includes:
- a CDS encoding AAA family ATPase, with the protein MTITVAVAGKGGTGKTTLTALLIQQAIDEKWGSILAIDADPSSNLNQTLGLPLDGTVGDIREDALDQVKAGSFPPGTSKQDYLDYQVNQCLVEADGVDLLAMGRPEGPGCYCAANNMLRIIVDRIAGGYDYVFIDNEAGMEHLSRRTTRDVDLLLLVTDPSVRGLTAAKRMKELVHELDTKVRHMALVLNMAPDPLPAELQKAVEETGVPLVGVLPRDPLVAEYDAVGKPLVQLPRDSAIRKAVANIVAALADLLQVRAAVGRGDR; encoded by the coding sequence ATGACCATCACAGTCGCGGTCGCGGGCAAGGGCGGTACCGGCAAGACTACCCTCACCGCCCTGCTGATTCAACAGGCGATAGACGAGAAGTGGGGTTCTATCCTAGCCATTGACGCCGACCCCAGTTCCAACCTGAACCAGACGCTGGGCCTGCCGCTGGACGGCACCGTGGGGGACATTCGCGAGGACGCACTGGATCAGGTCAAGGCCGGCTCCTTTCCGCCGGGCACCAGCAAGCAGGACTACCTGGACTATCAGGTCAACCAGTGCCTGGTGGAGGCCGACGGCGTGGACCTTCTGGCGATGGGCCGGCCCGAAGGTCCCGGCTGCTACTGCGCGGCCAACAACATGCTGCGCATCATCGTGGACCGCATCGCCGGCGGGTATGATTACGTCTTCATTGACAACGAGGCCGGCATGGAGCACCTAAGCCGTCGCACGACCCGCGACGTGGACCTGCTGCTTCTCGTTACCGACCCCAGCGTGCGGGGCCTGACTGCGGCCAAGCGCATGAAGGAACTGGTGCACGAGTTGGACACCAAGGTGCGCCACATGGCGCTTGTGTTGAACATGGCCCCCGACCCGCTTCCCGCCGAACTCCAGAAGGCCGTGGAGGAGACGGGCGTGCCGCTTGTCGGCGTGCTCCCGCGAGACCCTCTGGTGGCGGAATACGACGCGGTGGGCAAGCCGCTGGTGCAGTTGCCGCGGGATTCGGCCATTCGGAAGGCGGTGGCGAACATCGTGGCTGCCCTCGCCGATCTCCTGCAGGTGCGGGCGGCTGTCGGTCGGGGCGACCGGTGA
- a CDS encoding HAD family phosphatase, whose protein sequence is MLRLAIFDLDGTLKEARDPYVYLHSRLGTLAASEAFFADGFAGRISYAEWLRLDAALWKGTPLATLQALFRENPYLPGAEETVRALKRQGVRLALVSTGIQIHAEMVAQELGFDRVFCNYVYATDGIINGETRVGVPEGGKGAIVDALLAELGVAPSEALAVGDTRSDADMFRRVGVSVAVCPNHEAARQAASLVLEQPDLTPIVPWLISRGHLTGL, encoded by the coding sequence ATGTTGCGTCTGGCCATCTTTGACCTGGACGGCACGCTCAAGGAAGCCCGCGACCCCTACGTGTATCTCCACTCTCGCCTGGGCACGCTGGCGGCCAGCGAGGCCTTCTTCGCCGACGGCTTCGCGGGCAGAATCTCGTATGCGGAGTGGCTGCGGCTGGACGCCGCGCTGTGGAAGGGCACGCCGCTTGCCACTCTTCAGGCGCTTTTCCGCGAGAATCCCTATCTTCCGGGCGCCGAGGAGACGGTGCGGGCACTGAAGCGGCAGGGGGTGCGCCTGGCGCTGGTGAGCACCGGCATCCAGATTCACGCCGAGATGGTGGCCCAGGAACTGGGGTTTGACCGCGTCTTCTGCAACTACGTGTACGCTACGGACGGCATCATCAACGGCGAGACCCGCGTCGGCGTCCCCGAAGGGGGCAAGGGCGCGATTGTGGATGCGCTGCTGGCCGAGTTGGGGGTCGCGCCGTCGGAGGCCCTCGCCGTCGGGGACACGCGCTCGGACGCCGACATGTTCCGGCGCGTCGGCGTGAGCGTCGCGGTGTGTCCCAATCACGAAGCAGCGCGCCAGGCGGCGTCGCTGGTGCTGGAGCAGCCCGACCTGACGCCGATTGTGCCCTGGCTCATTTCGCGCGGGCATCTTACGGGTCTATGA